The Luteolibacter rhizosphaerae genome contains the following window.
GCGCTTGGCACGGATATCAACCGTATCAACCAAGCGATTGCCACGGACCGGGCCGCCCTTAAGGCGCTCAATATGTCCGAGGCTTCCGACGATGAGACCGCGCAGAAGCTCGGCCTCTCCGACCGTTCCAAGTTGCCGATGGCGACGGACGAATACATGGACAACTTCCTGCAGTTCGCTCGCGTCGGCTTCGACCAGCGAGCCTGCTCTCCGGATGTCTACAAGGCTCTCTCCACCGTCGCCCCGTCCACCGGCGGGGTGCTGATCCCTACGGTGATCGAGAACAACATCCTGATGGAGGCTCTTAGCCAGTCCCCGCTGATGGAGATCTCCGACGTCACCTTCACTTCCTCGATCCACACGCAGATTCCGTTCATTGGAACCATCGGCGTGTTGGCTCCCCGCAAGGAAGCCGAGGCCTACCTCAAGACCGAGCCGGCTCTCTCGGTCAAGTCCATCGACATCTACAACTACGGCGGCATGTTCCCGGTCTCGCAGGAGTTGATGGAGGATGCCGACGGGCTCGACGCTGCCTTCCGCCGCGTTTGGGCGGAGGCCTTCGCTGAAACGATTGAAGAGTATGGCTGGAAAGGAACCGCGGGCTTCAACGCTTTCGTGGACCAAGCCGGCAATGCCGCCCCGGTCACCCTCGCGAGCCGCGTCTGCCCGGGCATCCTCTCGCTCGGCACCGGTATTGTGCCGGCCGTGGTCAACAGCGCTGCAACGACCATCACGGCCGATGACATCATCAAGCTGAAGCAGGCCGTGAAGCCCGCCGCGCGCCGCGATGGCGTGTATGCCATCTCCTCGGACTTCGAGACCAAGGCGCTCTTGCTGAAGGATACCACCGGCCAGCCGATCTGGCGCCCGAACCTCATCGCGGGCCAGCCCTCGATGATCAACGGATCCGCTTATCACGTGAGCGATCGCCTCGACGCCGTCGCCGCGACCAAGACCCCGGCGCTTTTCGGCAGCTTCAAGCGCGCCCATGAGATCAAGATCCGCAAGGGTCTGACCGTGAAGAAGAGCGATCACTATCTCTTCGGCAACGGCATGATCGCCGTCGCCGCGGACGTCCGCTGGGGCGCCATGGTCCGCTTCGCCAACTACATCGCCCGCCTCAACACGCCGGCGTAATCACCTACACCTATAACACTGCCCAAGGGGCACTAGCATGGTTGCAACGAAGGCCGGCCGGAATGTCCGGCCGGCCTTCCAACTTTTAAGGTTATGACCAACAAGGAAATCATCGCGAAGATCGAAGCCGCGGGCCACCAGGTGACCGGGAATCTCAACCGCACCAAGCTCGAAGCGCTGGCCGCGGAAAGGGGAGTCAGTTTGGAGGAGCCGACGCCCGAACCGACGCCCGAGGATGGTTCCGGAACTACTGCGGATCCCGTGGATGACGGCTACGACCAAAACCGGCTGATCACGCCGGTGATGGCCGTTTGTGCCATCGCCGGCGACGCGGCCAAGGTCGAGCTCGCTTCGGCCGCTGAAGAATCCGCCGAGTAATCCCCATGGCCCGGCCTGTCATCGACCTGACGCTTGCCAAGTCGCACCTCCGCGTGGAGCACGATCTCGACGACGAGTTGATCGCGCTCTTCGTGG
Protein-coding sequences here:
- a CDS encoding phage major capsid protein, whose protein sequence is MDRNDILRSIENHRTGLAPLLSAYEDLTKATKGTGEGGKDRPFTAEEWSRHEALGTDINRINQAIATDRAALKALNMSEASDDETAQKLGLSDRSKLPMATDEYMDNFLQFARVGFDQRACSPDVYKALSTVAPSTGGVLIPTVIENNILMEALSQSPLMEISDVTFTSSIHTQIPFIGTIGVLAPRKEAEAYLKTEPALSVKSIDIYNYGGMFPVSQELMEDADGLDAAFRRVWAEAFAETIEEYGWKGTAGFNAFVDQAGNAAPVTLASRVCPGILSLGTGIVPAVVNSAATTITADDIIKLKQAVKPAARRDGVYAISSDFETKALLLKDTTGQPIWRPNLIAGQPSMINGSAYHVSDRLDAVAATKTPALFGSFKRAHEIKIRKGLTVKKSDHYLFGNGMIAVAADVRWGAMVRFANYIARLNTPA